The nucleotide sequence CGGTGCTGGTCGGCGCGGGCGGCGTGGCCTCCCGCCTCATCCCCAAGGTGCCGCCGCGCCTGCTGGTGGCGCCCGGTCTGCTGATCGCGGCCACCGGTGTCGCACTGCTGGTGCCGCTGGACGTCGACAGCTCGTACGCGGCGGGGGTGCTGCCCGCCGAGCTCCTGGTCGGCTTCGGCATGGGCCTGGTGATGGCGCCCTCGATGAACTACGCGACCCACGGGGTGGGGGAGGGGGACGCGGGGGTCGCCTCCGCCACCGTCAACACCGCCCAGCAGATCGGCGGTTCGATCGGCACGGCGATGCTCAACACCATCGCCACCAGCGTGACCTCCGACTACATGGCCTCGCACGCCGGGCGGATGACACCGCGGACCGCCAAGGCGGGTCTGGTGGAGGGCTTCTCGCACGCCTTCGTCGTCTCCTCCTCGATTCTCGTGGGCGCCGCCGTGGTCATCGCGCTGCTGATGAACACCCCGCGCCCCGTACGGGAGCCGGGTGCCGAAGGCGCCACCCCGCTGCCCGCGCATATGGGCTGACGGCGCCTCGCCTTTCTGAGGCCCTTCGCTCCACCGCCGGAGCGGAGGGCCTTCGGCGCTGGTGGATCAGGGGGCCGGGTCGGGTCGCGGGGCGCGGGCGGCCAGCGCCAGCAGCTCGTCCACCGACCACTGGTCATAGGCGTGTTCGCCGTGCTTGGCGGCGATGACGCGGCCGTCCCCGCCGATCAGGAAGTCCGCGGGCAGCCCCAGCCTGCCCCCGGGCTGGCTGGGCGCGGGGAGCTTCTCCCGGCCACGGACGACCGCCCACGTGCCGGTCAGCAGGGCCCGCGCGATCGGCCCCCAGGCGCGCGGGCTGAGCAGGGCCCTGGGTGCCTGCTCCACCCCGAACTCCCGGTACAGCCGCTTCCCGGGGTCGGCGACGACGGCGAACGTCAGCTCGTCCGTATGCTTCCGCAACTCCTCGGCGGGCGAGTGGAAGACCACCACCTCCCGGACTCCGGCCGCCTCGATCTCCTGATGGCGCCGCACGATCGACCGCAGATGGAGATTGCAGACGGGGCATCCGGCGAAGCGCCGGAACTGAAGGTGGATCAGCCGGCCGGGGTCGGGGACGGCGACGTCCGGGCCGGTCACGGGGGTGAGGGTATGGGCTGCGACGACGGAACCGGGCTCCATGGGAGCCCCCTTTCGTAGGCGTACGGCATACGCTTACCAGCGTAGGCGTATGCCGTACGCTGTCAACCGCCATGCCACGTCCCCGCTCCCTCACCCCCGATCAGCTCGCCTCGGCCGCCCTCGCCGTTCTCGACCGCGAGGGGCTTGCCGGGCTCTCGATGCGTGCCGTCGCCAAGGAACTCGGGATGAGCACGATGGCGCTCTATCGCTATGTCGATGATCGCGAGGAGCTCGAAGGGCTGGTGGTCGAGCGCGTCCTCAGTGCCGTCGACACCACGCCGCCGGAGCCCGGGACCCCATGGGACGAACGGCTCCGGATCATGGTCGGGCGGCTGCGCGACACGATCATCGCCCACCCCGCGGTCCTCCCGCTGACCCTCACCCACCGGCACCGTTCCCCCAGCGGACTGCGCTGGTCGGAGACGGCGCTGGCGATCCTCACCGAGGCGGGCCTGGACGGCGAACGGCGGGTCGTCGCGCTGCGCGCCCTGCTGGGCTATGTGATCGGGGCGATCCAGCTCGAACACCTCGGGCCGCTGTCCGGCACGGGCACGGTCGCCATCGCCGAGCTGCCGTCCGACGCGTTCCCGTACATGGCCGAAACGGCGCGCCAGGCGCGGAGTGTGGGGGTCGAGCGGGAGTTCTTCGGGGGGCTGGAGGTGTTTCTGCGCGGGCTGGGTGCCTAGTCGACACGGGTCAACGGCGAAAGCTGCCTCCACTCGTGTGGGTGGCGTCTCCGCTGTTCCTGCCCGCTACCCTTGGTCGCGCGGCCAGAATCCCGTCCATGGGAGGAACCATGACTGCTGAACCGCTTCCGGCCTGGGCTTTTCCGCCCCCGGGCGGATTCACTGCAGATGATCTTGACCGCATGCCGGAGCTCCCGCCGCACACTGAGCTGATCGACGGAAGCCTCGTCTTCGTGAGCCCGCAGAAGTATTTTCATTCGCTGGCCATGTACTTGCTGGAGAAGGGGCTCCGGGCATCGGTGCCCGAGTCGGTCCGGGTCTGTCGCGAGATGACCATTGCCGTCGATAAGCGCAACCGCCCCGAGCCCGATATCGCGATCCTGCGTGCCGAGGCGGTGACTACCGAGGCGCATGAAACGGGTTTCCAGGCGGCCGACGCCGTGCTCGTGGTGGAGGTCGTCTCGCCGGAGTCGGAGTCACGTGACCGCAAGCGCAAGCCACAGCTCTACGCCGAGGCGGGAATTCCGCACTTCTGGCTGGTCGAGCACGGTGAGGGCCGACGTCCGGTCGTCCAGGTTTTCGAGCTCAATACGGTGACGCGTACGTATGTGCCGACCGGCATCTACCACGAGCGGATCAAGCTTCCGGTCCCGTTCACCATCGACATCGACCTCACCGAGATCGACCACCTGTGACCGGGGTCGCGTGCGCTCAGCCCGCCAACTCGTATGCGTAGTCCGGTGAGAAGGTGCCCGCCGCGCCCGCGCAGCCGTCCAGTTCGCCCGGGGGTTTGATCCACAGGTAGGCGTCGATGGCGGGGTCGCCGGTGTTCGCCGTCGGGTTCTCGCCGACTTTGCGGCCGTGGGGGTCGCACCAGGTGGCGTCGGGGGCGGGGCCGTTGCCGTTGCGGCTGGTGTCGATGACGGCGGTGAGCCCCGAGGAGGTGCCGAGCTGGGCGAGCACGCTCTTGGCGAAGGCCACCTCGTCGGCGGTGCGGCGGAAGTTGGAGACATTGCTGTAGATGCCGTCGCCGCTGGTCAGCACCCCGGCCGAGCGCAGCCGCGACGCCTGGACGGCGGCGCTGTTCCAGGCCGAGTGCCCGGCGTCGAAGTACACCCGGGCGTTGGGATTCGCGCCGTGGATGGCGGTCGCCGCACGGGCCAGTGAGGCATAGCGGCCGCTCAGTTCGGAGGGGGAGAGGCAACTGATGAGCGCGATCGAGTCGGGTTCGAGGATGACGATCGCGGGTCCGCTGCCCAGCCCGGCGGCGAAGGCGCGCACCCATGCGTCATAGCTCGCGAGGTCGGGAGCGCCGCCCGCCGAGGCCCCGCCGCAGTCGCGGTTGGGGATCTGATACGACACCAGGACAGGCGTCTGGCCCTTGGCGGAGGCGGCGGAGGTGACCTTGCGGACGTCCGCGGTGACGGTGGCGGGGGAGTACCGGGAGAACCACAGGGCCTGGGGCTGACCGGCGATCCGCGAGGCGATGCGCGGCTGCCGGGAGTCGCCCGGATTGGCGGCGACCCACTTGTTGACGAGCGAGTCGGGGGCGTTGAAGAACCGTGTGTCGCCCGGCAGTTCGCCCGCGACGGCCCGCGGTGTGTGGGCCGCGCCGATCAGGAAGGCGACGGCGAGCCCGGCCGCCGCTAACGCTCTGGTGATGCGCACGGTGCGTCACTCCTCTCGCGTGGGGCTGGTCAGCCCTCGGACGGCCGTGCCGTCCGGCCGCCGTCCTCTGGTTGCCGCCGGGCGGGAGATGGTTGCCGTCGTGTTCGATACGGATTCGACGCGTCCGGCCGTGACGCGCCGCGTGTGACGGTCAACTCGCCCCGCGCGTAACGCCGGAGGGGACCCCACATCGGCGAGGTCCCCTCCGGTGTGCCACGGCTCAGCGCCCCGGCGCCGCCGCCTCGCTCACCGTCTCGCCGCGGTCCGCCGTCCCGTCCGCGCCGGTCGAGAGCGCACCCGCGCCGGTCGAGGGCACCTCCCCGGCCGTGGCCGCGCCCCCGGCCGCGCCCCCGGCGGCCCCGACCCGACGCAGCGTCACCAGGGCCAGCACCGCGGCTGCCACCAGAACCAGCGCCCCGGCCCCGCACGCGATCCGCATCCCGTGGGTGAACGCCTCACGCGCCGTGTCCAGCATCTGCTCCCCGGCCCGCCCCTTCAGCTTTTCCGCCACCGCGACGGCGGCGCCCAGCGTCTCGTGCACTTGGTCGAGCGCGCCGCTGGGCAGCCCGCCGCCCAGCGAGTCCTTGACGTCGCTCCGGTAGACGGCCGTGCCGACGCTGCCGAGCACCGCCATGCCCATCGCCCCGCCGAACTCCTGGCCCGTCTCCAGCAGCGCGGCAGCCGAACCGGCCCGCTTCGGCGGTACGGTGCCGATCGCCATGTCGGTGACCAGCGACATCACCATGACGATCCCGCTGGCCAGGACGGCGGCGCCGATCAGCACCGTCCACAGCGAGGCCGTGCCGGCCAGGGCCAGAATCCCGTAGCCGATGGCCCCGGTCACGAAGCCGGCGCCGATCACCTGGGCCCGGTCGGCGCCGCGCTGGACCACCGCGGCCGCCGCCGGTCCGGCGACGCCGACGCAGACGGCCGGGGCCAGGCTCCACAGCGCCGCCTCCAGCGGGCCCTTGCCGAGCACCGACTGCAGATACTGGGTGGTGAAGTAGGCCGAGCCCATCGTGGCGAAGGTGGCCAGCGAGTTGAGCGCGATCGCCGGGCCGAAGCCGCGGTGGTGGAACAGCTCCGGGCTGATCATGGCGTCGCGGCGGGTGCGCTGACGCCGTATGAAGACGGCACCGATGGCGAGACCGGCCAGGATGGACAGCAGCGGGATCGGGCTGACGCCGTTGTCGGCGGCCGTCTTCTTCAGTCCGTAGATCACTGGAAGCACGGCGGCCAACGACAGCGGCACGCTCGGCAGATCGAACGACCCGGGCTTCGGGTCCTTGAACTCCGGCACCAGGAGCGGCACCAGCGCCAGCAGCAGCACCATCGCCGGAACGTTGATCAGGAAGACCGAGCCCCACCAGAAGTGCTCGATCATCACCCCGCTCAGCACCGAGCCCAGCGCGATACCGCCCGCCATGGCCGACGACCAGATCGCGATCGCCTTGGCCCGCTGCTTCTCGTCGAGGAAGAGATTGCGGATCAGCGCCATCGTCGACGGCATCAGCGTCGCGCCGCCGATCCCGAGCACCGCCCGTGCGGCGATGAGCATCTCGGCGCTCTGGGCGTACGCCGCCGCGACGGACGCGGCGCCGAAGGCCGCGGCCCCGAACAGCAGCAGCTTCCGCCGTCCGAAGCGGTCGCCCAGCGCTCCCATGGTGATGAGCAGCCCGGCGAGGGCGAAGGCGTAGCTATCGAAGATCCATAGCTGCTGGGTGGAACTCGGGTGCAGCTCCCGGCTGATGGCCGGCACCGCGAAGTACAGCACCGACACATCCATGGAGACCAGGAGGAGCGGAAGCATCAGGACCACGAAGGCGGTCCATTCCTTGCGTCCGGCGCGCGGGCCGGCGGAGGTCGAGATCGAGGTCGAGGTCATGGCGGTGAATATACGAGCGTCTTAAACAAGTGTCTAGTACGGCTGTGTAAAACGTGCGTCTAGGACGCTCGTATGGGATCGGGATACCCTGGTGCCATGGGACATCGAGAGGATCTGCTGGCCGGGGCCAAGCGCTGCATCGAGGAGAAGGGCTGGTCCCGTACGACGGCGCGGGACATCGTGGCCGCCTCGGGTGCCAACCTGGCGTCCATCGGCTACCACTACGGCTCGAAGGACGCCCTGATGCGGGAGGCGCTCTTCGCGGCCATGGGCGACTGGGCCGATGACGTCCAGCGGTCCCTGGCGGCGGACGATCCGGCGGGCGACGGCCAGGACACCGAGTTGCGGGAGCGGTTCGAGACCCGCTGGACCCGGGTGCTCGAACTGTTCGGCAAGCACCAGGCGATGTGGCAGTCCCAGTTGGAGGCCATCCTGCAGGTTCGACACGATCCCGAGCTGCGGGCGGCCTTCGGCCGGGCCCAACCGGAGGGACGCCAGGGGCTGGTGGGGCTGATCCACGGCATCGACGAGCGCGACGTCGACGAGGAGACCTCGCGGGTCATGGGCTCGTTCTATATGACCCTGGTGAGCGGCATGATCGTCCAGATGGCCATCGACCCCGACCTCATGCCCAGCGCCCATGACCTCGTCGAGGCGATGCGCCGGATCGTCGGCGACGCCCCCGCGGCCCCCGACGCCCCCGCGTCCCCCGCGGGCTGACCTCGGGGCCAGGGGCTCAGCGCCGCGGCGCCCCGAGACGGGCGGCCTTGAGGGTCATGTGGAGCAGTAGCCGGTCCTCGCCCGCGTCCAGGTCGAGACCGGTCAGCTGCCGCACCCGGGACAGGCGGTAGTAGAGCGTCTGCCGGTGGATGCCCAGCCGCGCGGCGGTGCGCCCGGCCTGGCCCGCGCAGTCGAGGAAGGTCTCGGCGGTGCGGGCGAGTTCGGCGTGGGCGGGCTCCAGCAGCGGGCGTACGGCGGCGTCGGGCTGCAGCGCGGGCAGCGCGGCCAGCAGACGGTACGGGCCGATGGCGGACCACTCGGCGACCGGCCCCAGGCGCATATCGGCGTGGGCCGCCCGCGCGGCGGCCAGGGCCTCCTGCCAGGCGGCGGGCAGCTCCTCCAGCCCGCGCCGGGGAGCGCTGACCCCCGCGGCCGCCCTGGCCGGTACCCCGTTCGGGGAGCCCGCGGTGGCCCGGGGGGAGCGCAGTAGCTGTTCGGCCGTCGTACGGGCCGGGTCCAGGGCGGTGGCCGCGCGCAGCCGGACCAGCGTCGCCAGCCCCGCCCCGGCCGCCGCGGTCCCGGGCAGCGCGCACGCGGCCACGATGCCCGGGAGGTGGGGGAGCCCGGGATGGTCCGCGTCCTCGCCGGTCCCCGGCGTCCACGGCACCACCGCCACCAGCGCCAGCGGTCCGTCGCCCGCTCCGCGCAGCGCGGTCCGCAGCCCGGCGCGGGCGGCGTCCCGGCCGGCCGGCGGCCCGGTCAGCACATCGCGCAGCAGCTCGCCGAGCTCCTCACCGGCCCGCGCCTCGGCCGCCAGCAGCGCCCCGATGCGGTCCGCGGTCTCCATCGCGCGGGCCAGCCGGGGGTCCGGCGCGCCGGACCGGCCGCCCAGCTCCAGATCGGAGAGGTGGCCGTCGTCCAGCAGCCAGACATAGCCGTGCACCACCCCGCGGTGCCGGACGGGCAGGCAGATACGGCCCATGAACACCCCGGCCGCCGGGTCGGGCGGAATCCGCAGCGGCGCCTGCGCCCGTGCGATCCCGAACGCCTCGAACCAGGCCCGCACCGCCGCCGTCGAGCGGCGCTGGAGGATCGAGCGGGTGCGGACCGGGTCCAGCGCGGGCTCCTCCGTGTCATCACGGTCCTCGCTGTCCTGGGCGCCGAAGGCGATCAGTGCGAAGTCGCGGTTCTCCAGGGTCGCGGGTGCCCGGAGCACCGCCGTGATCTCGTCCACCAGCTGCTGGTAGTCGTCGCGCATGGGTCCCGCCTCTTCCCGGTTTCACCCCTCACATTCTCATACAGATGTCTGAGATCCCGGCCACGGATGCGTGACAGCTGTCGATGGTCCGGGATCCGAGCCATCCTTAAGTTTCACGGTGAGTTGCTCATGCCGTTCGTCGGCCGTCATCGTGGAGGTGCCCCGTGCTGGGACCCGTGCTGCTTGCCGCTTCGCGCAGTGCCGCCATCCGCCGTCTCGTCTCGGCCGCGCCGGTCACCCGCCCGATGGTGGACCGTTTCATCGCCGGGGAGCGGCTTACCGAGTCCCTGGGCTCAGTGCGGTCCCTGACCGCCCGCGGCCTGGACGTCACCCTGGACCATCTGGGCGAGGACGTGACCGACCGGGTCGAGGCGCTGCGCAGCCGTGACGCCTATCTGGCGCTGACCGAGGCGCTGGCCGCCGAGGGGCTCGCCGGGCGGGCGGAGATGTCCGTGAAGCTCTCCGCCTTCGGACAGGCACTGCCCGGGGGCCACGATCTGGCCCTGGCCAATGTGACCCCGGTCGTGGAGGCCGCCGCCGCGGCGGGTACGACGGTCACGCTCGACATGGAGGACCACACCACGGTGGACTCCACCCTCGCCATCCTCGGCGAGCTGCGCACTCGCTTCCCGCAGACCGGCGCGGTCCTCCAGTCCTATCTCTTCCGGACCGAGGACGACTGCCGGGCGCTGGCCGGGGAAGGCTCCCGGGTGCGGCTGGTGAAGGGCGCGTACAACGAGCCGGCGAGCGTCGCCTACCAGGACAAGCGCGAGGTGGACCGCTCCTATGTGCGCTGTCTGAAGATCCTGATGGCCGGTGAGGGCTATCCCATGATCGGCTCGCACGATCCGCGCATGGTGGCCATCGCCCAGGATCTGGCGCACCGGCTCGGGCGCAAGCTGGACGAGTACGAGTTCCAGATGCTGTACGGGATCCGCGTGGCCGAGCAGGAGCGGCTGGTGGCGGAAGGCCACCGTATGCGGGTTTACGTCCCGTATGGCACAGACTGGTATGGGTACTTCATGCGCCGCCTCGCGGAGCGCCCCGCCAACCTCACATTCT is from Streptomyces hygroscopicus and encodes:
- a CDS encoding proline dehydrogenase produces the protein MLGPVLLAASRSAAIRRLVSAAPVTRPMVDRFIAGERLTESLGSVRSLTARGLDVTLDHLGEDVTDRVEALRSRDAYLALTEALAAEGLAGRAEMSVKLSAFGQALPGGHDLALANVTPVVEAAAAAGTTVTLDMEDHTTVDSTLAILGELRTRFPQTGAVLQSYLFRTEDDCRALAGEGSRVRLVKGAYNEPASVAYQDKREVDRSYVRCLKILMAGEGYPMIGSHDPRMVAIAQDLAHRLGRKLDEYEFQMLYGIRVAEQERLVAEGHRMRVYVPYGTDWYGYFMRRLAERPANLTFFLRSLVGRR
- a CDS encoding TetR family transcriptional regulator, coding for MGSGYPGAMGHREDLLAGAKRCIEEKGWSRTTARDIVAASGANLASIGYHYGSKDALMREALFAAMGDWADDVQRSLAADDPAGDGQDTELRERFETRWTRVLELFGKHQAMWQSQLEAILQVRHDPELRAAFGRAQPEGRQGLVGLIHGIDERDVDEETSRVMGSFYMTLVSGMIVQMAIDPDLMPSAHDLVEAMRRIVGDAPAAPDAPASPAG
- a CDS encoding transcriptional regulator, with amino-acid sequence MRDDYQQLVDEITAVLRAPATLENRDFALIAFGAQDSEDRDDTEEPALDPVRTRSILQRRSTAAVRAWFEAFGIARAQAPLRIPPDPAAGVFMGRICLPVRHRGVVHGYVWLLDDGHLSDLELGGRSGAPDPRLARAMETADRIGALLAAEARAGEELGELLRDVLTGPPAGRDAARAGLRTALRGAGDGPLALVAVVPWTPGTGEDADHPGLPHLPGIVAACALPGTAAAGAGLATLVRLRAATALDPARTTAEQLLRSPRATAGSPNGVPARAAAGVSAPRRGLEELPAAWQEALAAARAAHADMRLGPVAEWSAIGPYRLLAALPALQPDAAVRPLLEPAHAELARTAETFLDCAGQAGRTAARLGIHRQTLYYRLSRVRQLTGLDLDAGEDRLLLHMTLKAARLGAPRR
- a CDS encoding transcriptional regulator yields the protein MPRPRSLTPDQLASAALAVLDREGLAGLSMRAVAKELGMSTMALYRYVDDREELEGLVVERVLSAVDTTPPEPGTPWDERLRIMVGRLRDTIIAHPAVLPLTLTHRHRSPSGLRWSETALAILTEAGLDGERRVVALRALLGYVIGAIQLEHLGPLSGTGTVAIAELPSDAFPYMAETARQARSVGVEREFFGGLEVFLRGLGA
- a CDS encoding MFS transporter, whose product is MTSTSISTSAGPRAGRKEWTAFVVLMLPLLLVSMDVSVLYFAVPAISRELHPSSTQQLWIFDSYAFALAGLLITMGALGDRFGRRKLLLFGAAAFGAASVAAAYAQSAEMLIAARAVLGIGGATLMPSTMALIRNLFLDEKQRAKAIAIWSSAMAGGIALGSVLSGVMIEHFWWGSVFLINVPAMVLLLALVPLLVPEFKDPKPGSFDLPSVPLSLAAVLPVIYGLKKTAADNGVSPIPLLSILAGLAIGAVFIRRQRTRRDAMISPELFHHRGFGPAIALNSLATFATMGSAYFTTQYLQSVLGKGPLEAALWSLAPAVCVGVAGPAAAAVVQRGADRAQVIGAGFVTGAIGYGILALAGTASLWTVLIGAAVLASGIVMVMSLVTDMAIGTVPPKRAGSAAALLETGQEFGGAMGMAVLGSVGTAVYRSDVKDSLGGGLPSGALDQVHETLGAAVAVAEKLKGRAGEQMLDTAREAFTHGMRIACGAGALVLVAAAVLALVTLRRVGAAGGAAGGAATAGEVPSTGAGALSTGADGTADRGETVSEAAAPGR
- a CDS encoding endoglucanase codes for the protein MRITRALAAAGLAVAFLIGAAHTPRAVAGELPGDTRFFNAPDSLVNKWVAANPGDSRQPRIASRIAGQPQALWFSRYSPATVTADVRKVTSAASAKGQTPVLVSYQIPNRDCGGASAGGAPDLASYDAWVRAFAAGLGSGPAIVILEPDSIALISCLSPSELSGRYASLARAATAIHGANPNARVYFDAGHSAWNSAAVQASRLRSAGVLTSGDGIYSNVSNFRRTADEVAFAKSVLAQLGTSSGLTAVIDTSRNGNGPAPDATWCDPHGRKVGENPTANTGDPAIDAYLWIKPPGELDGCAGAAGTFSPDYAYELAG
- a CDS encoding alkyl hydroperoxide reductase, with protein sequence MEPGSVVAAHTLTPVTGPDVAVPDPGRLIHLQFRRFAGCPVCNLHLRSIVRRHQEIEAAGVREVVVFHSPAEELRKHTDELTFAVVADPGKRLYREFGVEQAPRALLSPRAWGPIARALLTGTWAVVRGREKLPAPSQPGGRLGLPADFLIGGDGRVIAAKHGEHAYDQWSVDELLALAARAPRPDPAP